ACTAAAATGTATTATTTATTTCTTGAAaatctgttatttgtttcctaagacaaattgaaccaataaaaggaatcgattgatttgcataatttaagaaagttagatccgtgatttgttatacgttaggaagttctggttgtaataaagagtggagagaaaaataaaccgATGGACCAGGGTGGGAGGGGGTGGTGGGAGGAGAGACGAAAAAAACCAGCGAAAATAAACCGCGGACCAGGGTGGGAGGGGGTGGTGGGAGGAGAGATGAAAAAAAAACAGCGAAAATAAACCGCGAAGACTATTCACCAACTCGTTCATTAGAAGTAAAGATTACCTCGCGCCGCCTGGGTTTTGGACCGTCCATGCGGGCAGAGAAGACTCTTGCGCCACTTCGGCTTGCTACTAGTTTAGATAAAGATTGCGCTTGCTAGATAGATTCTTTTGCTAAAAAATGATTAGTTTAGATATTATTCCTTTTCTATTTTGTAGTTTGAAGCTAGTATATGGCTAGATAATTTTGCGAATGCAAGTTCGTTTGGCTTTTTCCATTTTGGTCTAGTGCATCAGTGCATGTCAATGCAGTGCCCGGGGAAGCTCTTTTTGTTTCGTTGCATCGTCTTGACGAAACGATGAGAGAATAAAATACTTATAGTTATCTTAAAAAATGTAATCATATATTTCATCCGTATGGGGTGTAACCGGTCATGTCATTACATTCCCTGTTAACCTCAGAACCTCCAGAGGTCAGATATAAATGCATGGTCATCACCATCATCGTCGATCATATCCTCGTCCGGCTCTtctggcggtggcggtggcggcatCGGCGAGAAACCGAACATAACATCATCCATAACCGGAACATTGGTCCCCGGCGCCGACGACGCAGGCATCGACGGCAACGCATCCATGAACGACCAATCAAGCACATCGTCGTAGGCAGCGGCATTGCCAGCGGACGGCGATGACTTTACAGCTATGGCATTGCACGTGCTCGTCACTTCCTGCGATGGCATAGCAGTGGTGACCGTCATTGCCCGGCCCGCCGGAATCGGATATGGGCGGTTCGCGTGCCTCGTGGCCGCCGCCTGGATACGCTCGGGGGTAGGCACTATGCCAGGGACGTGCTGCACGTCGGGCGGGAACTCTGGGAAGTTGAGAGACCCGGCGCGGGAGCCGCGGAGGCAGACGGCTGCCGCGTCGAACGCACGCGCCGCCTTCTCGGCGGACTGGTGGGAGCCGAGCCATATCCTCTCGCGACTGTTGGGCATGCGGATCTCCGACACCCACCGGCCCCATTTCCGCAGCCGGACGCCCTTGTACCGCCGTTCTGGCGGTGGCGGTGACCGATGCGGCTCTGCTGAGCCTTCGCCGCCGCTTGCACTACTGGCTCCATCCATGGCTCTAGGGAGCACGTTCGGATGAGCACACTTCGCTTTAGCTAAGCTAGAGAGTGGTCATTTAGATTGTGGGAGATTGTGGTCAACGACTGATGGATTTAACCGGCGATCGAGAAAGAGATTTATACTACACAGAAGACGTGTGGTTTGGTGACATTATCAGTACTCTCAACCACCATGGGAGAGGAGGGGGGAGGAGTCACAGTTTTGTCGAGCACGTTCTGAAAATGATATTGTAAAGGGAACCATGCGATTTGCTCTTTTGTCGCTATAGTGAAGCCTCGACGATCCTTCGAAATGTATAGATCGCTAAGCAGCATATAACTAGTAGGACTGTGTAACGTGTACAAGAAGCACACGCGCGTTCTGTTGCGCCCTTCTTTTTCAAGTATTCATAACTTTTTTTTTCAAGAATTCAAGTATTCATAACAAATTCCTATTTGTCACGAACGCAGACCGCAATATGCACAAGCTCAAGGATCCGGCCTTAGTGATCAAGCTAGATATCGCTGGTGCGTTCGACAATGTGTCCTGGTCCTTCCTGCTTGAGCTCCGACTCCTGGATGGGTTTTCGCATACACTGGTCTGACATGCTTTTACTGCTCTCGTCTTCCACCTCTTCCCAGGTATTGCCAAATGGAGAGCTTGGACAACCCTTTAGTCACTGACGTGGCCTGCGCTAGGGCAATTTGCTCTCACCAATGCTATTCACCATCACAGTCGATCCTTGCCAAAGTGGTGTCCGCTCAGGCTCTCACTCCTACCCGCTTATTGTTGTCTCAACAGTGGGTACGTCTCTATGCTGATGATGTCGTGCTTTTCATCTTCCCCCAGTCTTACAAAAAGATCCTTCCCTACTTCAGTTCTGCTTCTGGCCTCGCCTGCAACATTAGCAAGAATGATATCTACCCCATTTGTTGCCACAACTTAGACCTTTCGACCCTACTACAACAATGGCTGGTGCCTATTCTTCAGTTTCCATGCATATACATTGGCCTGCCTCTACACCATAAAAACATTACTAGAAATGATATCCAACCTATTCTCAACAAGTTGGCGTGCAAGATTCAGAGATGGCCCGACAAACACATGTTTTTAtggtttcttttttcttttttcacacttatctttttagttttttctttatttgtaaGATTCTTTTGTTAATCTGTGGATGCGCCCCTCGGTGTAGGCTTTGTTTGGTTATGGCACCAACTTGGGATTCTTCCATCTGAGTGGATACAACCGGTCTTATTTGGTTCGGGTAGAAAACCGATATTTTCATTTCTTTGTAACTGGGGTTGCCTAAAACACAAGTACCCTTGTGTAAGAACCCACCCGGATTAGGAGGTCGTGATGCTACCATCTATATATGCGCCACTCCTCATGACCAAGGAAACGGGAGAATGCGCACTACCTCTCACAAGTATATTGGGCCATGACCATGATGGGAATGGGCTTCCCAAATAGTTGCGTACAATAAATTGTTATTATATCTATAAGAAAACGGTTTACCTAATAAAATTCAGCAGTTCCTATTTGGCGCTGCTTCGCGCTGACGGCGCTCACAGGGGAAGCGTGGCGGGCCAGCCCAACAATGTTTCGAAGAAAAATCTGCAAAAAGTTTATGTTCTGTTTGTGGAAGAACTAGGATTCAAACTCTTAACGGAACCAACAATCACCTAGCACCATAACCAGAAGACTAAGCACCATAGCTTGTCCACTGTTAGGACTGTGTAACGTGTACAAAAAGTACCCGCATGTTCTGTTGCGCCCTCCTTTTTCAAGTATTCATAACAATTTCCTATTTTTCACGAACGCATACCGCAATATGCACAAGCTCAAGGATCCGGCCTTAGTGATCAAGCTAGATATCGCTGGTGCGTTCGACAATGTGTCATGGTCCTTCCTGCTCAAGCTCCGACCCTGGATGGGTTTTGGCACACACACTGGTGTGGCATGCTCTTGCTGCTCTGGTCTTCCACCTCTTCCCGGGTGTTCGCAAACGGAGAGCTTGGGCAACCCTAGTCACTGTCATGGCCTGCGGTAGGGCAATCTGCTCTCGCCAATGCTATTCACAATCACAGTCGATCCTACCAAAGCGGTGTCCGCTCAGGCTCTCACTCCTATCCACTTGTTGTTGTCTTGATAGCGGGTGCGTCTCTATGCTGGTGATGCCATGATTTTCATCCCCCCCCCAGTTGCCGGACATTATGCTTACCAAAAGATACTTCCCTACTTCAGTTCTGCTTCTGGCCTCGCCTGCAACATTAGCAAAAACGGTATCTACCTCGTTTGTTGTGACAACTTAGACCTTTCAGCCCTACTATAGCAATGTCTGGTGCCTATTCTTCAGTTTCCATGCATATACCATGGCCTACCACTACACCACAAAAACATTACTAGAAATGATATTCAACCTATTCTCGACAAGTTGGCATGCAAGATTCATAGATGGCCCAGCAAGCTTATGTCTGGGGATGCCCGATTGTGACTGGTTAACTCGGGGCTTCTAGCCATTCCCGTGTATCTAATCACcttcttcaagcttggcgcctgGGCTATAAAGCAGATCCACAAGCTGAGATGAAACTTCCTCTGGTGTTATAGGCCAGATGTTGACAATGAATCAGGGTAGTAAATAGGTCAACCGACTGCGAGCCAAAATGCCTCGGTGGCCTTGGCATCATCGACCTCAAGCGCTTCAGCCGGGCTCTGCATCTCAAATGAAAATGGCTGGAATAGCGCGCTCAGGATGACTCTTGGGTTGGATCGCCGACTCCATGCGATTGGGATGACCTCGCCATGTACATCGCCTCCACCAACATCACCTTGGGCTGCGGATCCCGTGTCAGGTTTTGGCAGGATCGCTGGCATGATGGCGAGGCTCCTTATCATCTGGCCCCGAATCTTTTCTGCCTCTGGTATAGGAAAACTTCTTTATAGCTCAAGCCCTCAATGATCAACGTTGGCTTTCGGGCTTGCACCACATTTCGTCTGAACCCGAGCTCAGTCAGTTCACCAGGCTGTGGACTAGGCTGTAGCATATTGTTCTTGATCCTGGACGAAAGATGCAATCTCCTAGAACTGATGCACCTCTGGCACATACACTGCAAGTTCTTACGGAAGCCAGTTCCTCGGGTAAACCTCTCATGCAAACTAGAAGAAGATCTGGAAGGATAAGGTACAGGCCAAATGCAGGTTTTTCTTCAGACTTTTTCTGAAAGGCAAAATCCTCACCAACGACAATCTGGCCAAGCGTGGTCTCCCACACAACCCAAGTGTGGGTTATTAAATTGAATATTCCATTATTAGTTATGGTTTCTTTTTTTTGCACTTATCTTATTAGTTTCTTCTTTATTTGTAACATTCTTTTGTTAATCTGTGGATGCGCCCTTCGGTTGAGGCTTTGTTTTGTTATGGCAGCAACTTGGGATTCTTCCATCTGAGTGGATACACCCGATCTTATTTGGTTTGGGTAGAAAACCGATATTTTGTTTCTTTGTAAATGGGGTTGCCTGAAACGCAAGTACCCTTATGTAAGAACCCACCAGGATTAGGAGGTCGTGATGATACCATCTATGTTCGGTCACTCCTCATGACCAAGAAAACAGAAGAATGCACACTACCTCGAGCAAGCATGTTGAGCCATAAACATGATGGGAATGGGCTTCCCAAATAGCCGTGTACAGTAAATTGTTACTATATTATAAGAACAAGGTTTCCATAAAAAAAATCAGGAGTCCTATTCGGCGTTGTAAGCACTGTTTCCCGCTGACAGCGCTCGCAAGGAAACGTGGCGGGCCAGCCCAACAACATTCTGAAGAATAAACTGCACAAAACTTATACTCGGGGTGTGCAAGAACCGAGATTCGGACTCTTCACGGAACCAACAATAACCTGGCACCATAACCAAAAGACTGAGCGCCATACCTTGTCCCCTGTTAGCAACGAGAGCTATTTGACTAGATATATATTATATACTCAGTATTAATTATTTGAAAATAAATTTaaaaattatttaaaaaatgagttttggacaaaaaagtaaaaaaatagAATAGGACCGGGAAAAATGAAAAAAGTTCGTCGATCTTGAAAAAATATTAGTCCactttgaaaaaagttcatcaattatgGAAAAGGTACATTGAATTTTGAAAAAACATGAATTTTGAAAAaggttcattgaatttgaaaaacaGTTCATTGGTTTTCAAatagttcacaaatttgaaaaaagttcatcaatttcgaaaaaaagttcatccaatttgaaaaaaaacatcaaatttggaaaaaaaatatcGGATTTGAAAAAATCATTGAATTTTAAAAAAATCGTCAAATTTGAAAAAAACATCAAACTTGAAAATTTTCATCGAATTGAAAAAATCATGcatttaaaaataaataaaaaagttCATCTGTTTGCAGAAAAAGTTTGCGAATTAGAAAAAGGGACTAAGAAAAAAGAGAAAGGGAcggaaaaaaagagaagaaataAGAAATGTGGAAAAACATCTATGTAATCACAATCACATCAAGGTGAGGTGGCCGGGTGCTTATCGCATCTTACACCCAACTCGCACGTAGTGGGTTCGAATAACGTTTTGCGCACTTTTTTTTCTCAGTTTAGAAAAtagagaagaaaaaaatgaaactGGACGGCCCAGCTCGCGGGAGGGAGTGTGCGCTTTCGTGCCTGTTTGCAGAATGTGCTGTAATAAGCGCGTGAAGCGCCAAATAGAAATCGCCAAAAAATTGTATAAGAAAATGGTAACCATGATGAGAATGACCACAAACAGGGTTTTCATAAAGTTATGTCGCCGTGTACTGAATTTTAATAATTAAATCGAGTAAATAGAATACATCCACAAATTCTAACTCGTTCTTCAACATGACAACCCCGTTTATGAAAATTACAAGCATATGAAAATAGAGGCGAAAAAAAAAACTCTGTTCTTCTTCAAATATACAAACATTTTTTCAAAAGGAATAAATTGGCGTGGCAATAGAAGGAACACGGTGGGTACATAGATAGAAGCTACTCACGAAAACAATAACAGTCGTTAATTTTGTTGGATCAATGTTGAAGCAGCACAAAACGCATACAGTGCTTAATTAGGCGCTCACACGGTCACATCTCCTCCCCGTTCCGTACGCACGTATCGATGATTGCCGTCCGTGCGCGAGATCGACGAGGCATCCGGACGACGAAATCAGTTCATGTTGCGCGCGCAGCGCGTGATGGCGGAGCAGCCGCGCGTGTAGGGGTTGGCCTGCTGCATCGAGCCACAGTTGGTGTAGTAGGACTTGTCGCGCTTGTTGCAGGGGACCTGGTCGGCGCGCAGAGCGGCGTAGCTGATGTACCTGGCCGTCGGCTTCCGCGCCAGCGACCGGCGCAGGGCCTCGCCGGTGCCGTAGGCGCCCGTccccatctcctcgtcctcgtccaCGCCGCACTCCCCGACGGCCCCGTCGCAGGTCGCCGAGCGCGTCAGCAGCATGGAGTCCTGCTCGCCCGCGGAGGCCGGGGCCGGCAGGCAGGCCACCGCCGCGGcggccaccaggagcgcgagcaCCGCGACGCCGATCCGGGCCATGTGGGTCTTCAGTCTGGTTGCTGGTTTCTTGCGGTTTGTCGGTCTGCGGCTAGGGTGGATCCCTCCATGCCTTCCTCTCTCTTTGAAGGGGATGGGAGGAGGGAGAGGTGGAGAGGAGACGCGGGGGAATGGGGATTTGGAAAGGGAGGAGCTGGACGGGAGAGGAAGCAGGGCGGCCGCACGTCGGATTGGCCGGTGCCGCCGCGCGTTGCGGCCTCTTGCCCCGGCACCTGCGAGGGAGGGATCAACTGACGGTGCAAACTTGTGCTAGCCTAATTTTAGCTTTGAAGAAGATCAATTGGCACGTA
The Aegilops tauschii subsp. strangulata cultivar AL8/78 chromosome 3, Aet v6.0, whole genome shotgun sequence genome window above contains:
- the LOC109777323 gene encoding ethylene-responsive transcription factor ERF018-like, with protein sequence MDGASSASGGEGSAEPHRSPPPPERRYKGVRLRKWGRWVSEIRMPNSRERIWLGSHQSAEKAARAFDAAAVCLRGSRAGSLNFPEFPPDVQHVPGIVPTPERIQAAATRHANRPYPIPAGRAMTVTTAMPSQEVTSTCNAIAVKSSPSAGNAAAYDDVLDWSFMDALPSMPASSAPGTNVPVMDDVMFGFSPMPPPPPPEEPDEDMIDDDGDDHAFISDLWRF
- the LOC109777322 gene encoding rapid alkalinization factor; this encodes MARIGVAVLALLVAAAAVACLPAPASAGEQDSMLLTRSATCDGAVGECGVDEDEEMGTGAYGTGEALRRSLARKPTARYISYAALRADQVPCNKRDKSYYTNCGSMQQANPYTRGCSAITRCARNMN